One Brachybacterium kimchii genomic window carries:
- the gcvPB gene encoding aminomethyl-transferring glycine dehydrogenase subunit GcvPB, with product MTSTASPFPHDAFVHRHVGTDPDAQRRMLEAVGVEDLHALLEAAVPGTILLDPRTDDALGDGASEAEVLSELRGLARANTVRTPLLGEGYYGTVTPAAIQRNVLENPAWYTAYTPYQPEISQGRLEALLNYQTVIADLTGLPIANSSMLDEATSAAEAMLLARRATRAKVARFVIDEDVFSATEAVVRGRAEAVGIELVSADLKDPASAAEALADGAFGVLAQYPAASGLVWDPQPLAEAVHAAGGKMILASDLLALTLLTPPGELGADVAVGSSQRFGVPLGFGGPHAGFMSVAKGLERQLPGRLVGVSQDAEGNPALRLALQTREQHIRREKATSNICTAQVLLAVMASMYAVHHGPDGLRRIARQVAARTADLASALARSGFPLAHDAFFDTLTVAVPGRAEEIAAALAETGYLVRVVDADTLRLSLDETTDAGDLEALVGVIDGFAPAESSVPGGIAAGGAASEPAAPDASTDGSGSSQAVDEDGLPEIGAGWPAELHRTSAYLADPVFSSFHSETALMRYLRRLSDQDYALDRGMIPLGSCTMKLNAAVEMSAITWPEFAAVHPFAPREDVEGYLELIDSLERFLADITGYDTVSLQPNAGSQGEYAGLLAIRAYHLSRGDSERTVCLVPASAHGTNAASAVLAGLRVVVVASDAEGNVEVDDLQQKIKDHGDELAAIMITYPSTHGVYEQQVRTVCELVHDAGGQVYVDGANMNAMVEVARPGEFGGDVSHLNLHKTFCIPHGGGGPGVGPVAAKAHLAPFLPGHPLMQNPEHYVAGHPATVHGGAPVSQAPYGSPSILPIPWAYIRLMGGAGLRHATASAVLAANYVAARLKDVFDILYRGENGLVAHECILDLRPFTARTGISVDDVAKRLIDYGFHAPTMSFPVAGTLMVEPTESEDLPELDRFVDAMLMIAEEAEQVASGAWPKDDNPLVNAPHTAQAIARDDWEHPYSREIAVYPGVHASRESIAQGRRHDSVQMRIAAKYWPPVRRVDQAYGDRHLVCTCQSPEAYAES from the coding sequence ATGACCAGCACCGCCAGCCCGTTCCCCCACGACGCCTTCGTCCACCGCCACGTCGGCACGGATCCCGATGCCCAGCGCCGCATGCTCGAGGCCGTCGGCGTCGAGGACCTCCACGCCCTGCTCGAGGCCGCCGTGCCCGGGACGATCCTGCTGGATCCCCGCACCGACGACGCCCTGGGCGACGGGGCGAGCGAGGCCGAGGTGCTCTCCGAGCTGCGCGGGCTCGCGCGCGCCAACACGGTGCGCACGCCGCTGCTGGGGGAGGGGTACTACGGGACCGTGACCCCCGCGGCCATCCAGCGCAACGTGCTGGAGAACCCCGCCTGGTACACCGCCTACACGCCCTACCAGCCGGAGATCTCCCAGGGCCGCCTCGAGGCGCTCCTGAACTACCAGACCGTGATCGCCGATCTCACCGGCCTGCCGATCGCGAACTCCTCGATGCTCGACGAGGCCACGAGCGCCGCCGAGGCGATGCTGCTCGCGCGGCGCGCGACCCGCGCGAAGGTCGCCCGCTTCGTCATCGACGAGGACGTGTTCAGCGCGACCGAGGCCGTGGTGCGCGGCCGCGCCGAGGCCGTGGGCATCGAGCTCGTCAGCGCCGACCTCAAGGACCCGGCCTCCGCCGCCGAGGCACTCGCGGACGGCGCCTTCGGCGTGCTCGCCCAGTACCCCGCCGCCTCGGGCCTGGTGTGGGACCCGCAGCCCCTCGCCGAGGCCGTCCACGCCGCCGGCGGCAAGATGATCCTCGCGAGCGACCTGCTCGCCCTCACCCTTCTCACCCCGCCCGGGGAACTCGGCGCGGACGTCGCCGTCGGCTCCTCCCAGCGCTTCGGGGTGCCGCTCGGCTTCGGCGGCCCCCACGCCGGCTTCATGTCCGTCGCCAAGGGCCTCGAGCGCCAGCTGCCCGGCCGTCTCGTGGGCGTCTCCCAGGACGCCGAGGGGAACCCCGCGCTGCGCCTGGCCCTGCAGACCCGCGAGCAGCACATCCGCCGCGAGAAGGCCACCAGCAACATCTGCACCGCCCAGGTGCTGCTGGCCGTGATGGCCTCGATGTACGCGGTCCACCACGGGCCCGACGGACTGCGCCGCATCGCCCGGCAGGTCGCCGCGCGCACCGCGGACCTCGCCTCCGCGCTCGCCCGCAGCGGTTTCCCCCTCGCGCACGACGCCTTCTTCGACACCCTCACCGTCGCCGTCCCCGGCCGGGCCGAGGAGATCGCCGCCGCGCTCGCCGAGACCGGCTACCTCGTCCGCGTCGTCGACGCCGACACCCTGCGCCTGAGCCTCGACGAGACCACCGACGCCGGCGATCTCGAGGCCCTCGTCGGCGTCATCGACGGCTTCGCGCCCGCGGAGTCCTCGGTCCCCGGCGGGATCGCGGCCGGCGGGGCCGCGTCCGAACCGGCCGCGCCCGACGCGTCGACCGACGGGTCGGGCTCCTCGCAGGCGGTCGACGAGGACGGGCTCCCGGAGATCGGCGCGGGCTGGCCCGCCGAGCTGCACCGCACGAGCGCCTACCTCGCCGATCCGGTGTTCTCCTCCTTCCACTCCGAGACCGCTCTCATGCGCTACCTGCGACGGCTCTCCGACCAGGACTACGCGCTGGACCGCGGCATGATCCCGCTGGGCTCGTGCACCATGAAGCTCAACGCGGCCGTCGAGATGAGCGCGATCACCTGGCCGGAGTTCGCCGCCGTGCACCCCTTCGCCCCGCGCGAGGACGTCGAGGGGTATCTCGAGCTCATCGACTCCCTTGAGCGCTTCCTCGCCGACATCACCGGTTACGACACCGTCTCCCTGCAGCCCAACGCCGGCTCCCAGGGCGAGTACGCGGGGCTGCTCGCGATCCGCGCCTACCACCTCTCGCGCGGCGACTCCGAGCGCACCGTGTGCCTCGTGCCCGCGAGCGCCCACGGCACCAACGCCGCCTCCGCGGTCCTCGCGGGCCTGCGCGTCGTGGTCGTGGCCTCGGACGCCGAGGGCAACGTGGAGGTCGACGACCTCCAGCAGAAGATCAAGGACCACGGCGACGAGCTCGCCGCCATCATGATCACCTACCCCTCCACCCACGGCGTCTACGAGCAGCAGGTGCGCACCGTGTGCGAGCTCGTGCACGACGCGGGAGGCCAGGTCTACGTCGACGGCGCGAACATGAACGCCATGGTCGAGGTCGCCCGCCCCGGCGAGTTCGGCGGCGACGTCTCCCACCTGAACCTCCACAAGACCTTCTGCATCCCCCACGGGGGAGGCGGCCCCGGCGTCGGCCCCGTCGCGGCCAAGGCGCACCTCGCGCCCTTCCTGCCGGGCCATCCGCTCATGCAGAACCCCGAGCACTACGTCGCCGGGCACCCCGCGACCGTGCACGGCGGCGCCCCGGTCTCCCAGGCCCCCTACGGCTCGCCGTCGATCCTGCCGATCCCGTGGGCGTACATCCGCCTGATGGGCGGGGCGGGCCTGCGGCACGCGACGGCCTCCGCGGTGCTCGCCGCGAACTACGTCGCCGCGCGCCTGAAGGACGTCTTCGACATCCTCTACCGCGGGGAGAACGGGCTCGTCGCCCACGAGTGCATTCTCGACCTGCGCCCCTTCACGGCGCGCACCGGGATCTCCGTCGACGACGTCGCCAAGCGCCTCATCGACTACGGCTTCCACGCGCCCACCATGTCCTTCCCCGTGGCGGGGACGCTCATGGTCGAGCCCACCGAGTCCGAGGACCTGCCGGAGCTGGACCGCTTCGTCGACGCGATGCTGATGATCGCCGAGGAGGCCGAGCAGGTCGCCTCGGGCGCCTGGCCGAAGGACGACAACCCGCTGGTGAACGCGCCCCACACCGCGCAGGCGATCGCCCGGGACGACTGGGAGCACCCGTACTCGCGGGAGATCGCCGTCTACCCGGGCGTGCACGCCTCGCGGGAGAGCATCGCGCAGGGCCGTCGCCACGACAGCGTGCAGATGCGGATCGCCGCGAAGTACTGGCCGCCGGTGCGCCGCGTCGACCAGGCCTACGGCGACCGCCACCTCGTCTGCACCTGCCAGAGCCCCGAGGCGTACGCGGAGTCCTGA
- the gcvH gene encoding glycine cleavage system protein GcvH, with the protein MSNELLYSKDHEWVRVGEDGIAVIGVTDFAAGQLGDVVYVDLPEVGASISAGTEMGEIESTKSVSDLFAPLDGTVTEVNQAVVDSPELVNSSPFEDGWLVKASFLSLPPDLMQEAEYKDSVGE; encoded by the coding sequence ATGAGCAACGAACTCCTGTACAGCAAGGACCACGAATGGGTCCGCGTCGGCGAGGACGGCATCGCCGTCATCGGCGTCACCGACTTCGCCGCCGGCCAGCTCGGCGACGTCGTCTACGTGGACCTGCCCGAGGTCGGCGCGAGCATCAGCGCCGGCACCGAGATGGGCGAGATCGAGTCCACGAAGTCCGTCTCCGACCTGTTCGCCCCGCTCGACGGCACCGTCACCGAGGTCAACCAGGCCGTCGTCGACTCGCCGGAGCTCGTGAACTCCTCCCCGTTCGAGGACGGATGGCTCGTCAAGGCCTCCTTCCTCTCCCTGCCGCCGGACCTCATGCAGGAGGCCGAGTACAAGGACTCCGTCGGCGAGTGA
- the gcvT gene encoding glycine cleavage system aminomethyltransferase GcvT: MPEAMERTTPLHAVHEELGATFTDFAGWQMPVRYSSDLAEHRAVREHAGIFDLSHMGEIELVGPGAGEALDRALAGKLSGISEGRAKYSLMLTEDGGIVDDLIVYRLGEQRFLVVANASNADVVAEQLRERSAGLDVEVDDRSADVALIAVQGPASADIVTRALVGARTGVSVQEIAELKYYRVLAGTFEGEELLVARTGYTGEDGFELYVPSSHARALWDTVVAAGGAELTPCGLASRDTLRLEAGMPLYGHELGRDTLPAQAGMGRIVALTSKGDFVGRAAVEASDPSGRPVLVGLVAEGRRAGRAGARVRDAQGQDLGEITSGVLSPTLGHPIAMAYLDRSASAEGTEVVIDVRGKDLPATVAALPFYRRS, translated from the coding sequence ATGCCCGAGGCCATGGAGCGCACCACCCCGCTGCACGCGGTGCACGAGGAGCTGGGCGCGACGTTCACGGACTTCGCGGGATGGCAGATGCCCGTGCGCTACAGCTCCGATCTCGCCGAGCACAGGGCGGTGCGCGAGCACGCGGGCATCTTCGACCTCAGCCACATGGGGGAGATCGAGCTCGTCGGCCCCGGCGCCGGAGAGGCCCTGGATCGGGCCCTGGCCGGCAAGCTGTCCGGCATCTCGGAAGGTCGCGCGAAGTACTCGCTGATGCTCACCGAGGACGGCGGGATCGTCGACGACCTCATCGTCTACCGCCTGGGGGAGCAGCGCTTCCTGGTGGTCGCCAACGCCTCCAACGCCGACGTCGTCGCCGAGCAGCTGCGCGAGCGCAGCGCGGGGCTCGACGTCGAGGTCGACGACCGCTCCGCCGACGTCGCCCTCATCGCCGTGCAGGGCCCTGCGAGCGCCGACATCGTCACCCGCGCCCTCGTGGGGGCGCGCACCGGCGTCAGCGTCCAGGAGATCGCCGAGCTCAAGTACTACCGCGTGCTCGCGGGGACCTTCGAGGGCGAGGAGCTGCTGGTCGCCCGCACCGGCTACACCGGCGAGGACGGCTTCGAGCTCTACGTCCCCTCCTCCCATGCGCGCGCCCTGTGGGACACGGTCGTCGCCGCCGGCGGCGCCGAGCTCACCCCCTGCGGCCTCGCCAGTCGCGACACCCTGCGCCTGGAGGCCGGGATGCCGCTGTACGGCCACGAGCTGGGTCGCGACACCCTCCCCGCCCAGGCGGGCATGGGACGGATCGTCGCCCTCACCTCGAAGGGCGACTTCGTGGGCCGCGCGGCCGTCGAGGCCTCGGACCCCAGCGGGAGGCCCGTGCTCGTGGGCCTGGTCGCCGAGGGCCGACGGGCCGGGCGCGCGGGCGCCCGCGTGCGCGACGCACAGGGCCAGGACCTGGGCGAGATCACCTCGGGCGTGCTCTCCCCGACGCTCGGCCACCCCATCGCCATGGCCTACCTCGACCGCTCGGCCTCGGCCGAGGGCACGGAGGTCGTCATCGACGTGCGCGGCAAGGACCTGCCCGCGACCGTCGCCGCCCTGCCCTTCTACCGCCGCTCCTGA
- a CDS encoding GNAT family N-acetyltransferase, with protein MTREGTWEWPITIRGQRVVIRAPHDGDRPEMIRLMTDPITREYLGGSVDYASRQALELSPLGLSWGHWVIDRADDEDRMIGSITLDYDRGELELSYALLPEATGQGLAAASCRQLLAWAQENLEDDHVIAVTQTRNKRSVALLQRLGFTVRRGLEEFGSQQLMMERSLETALPSAEEIAAFVPPHAPASWR; from the coding sequence GTGACTCGGGAAGGTACGTGGGAATGGCCGATCACGATCCGCGGGCAGCGTGTCGTGATCCGCGCCCCGCACGACGGCGACCGCCCGGAGATGATCCGGCTGATGACCGACCCGATCACCCGCGAGTACCTCGGAGGGTCCGTCGACTACGCGTCCCGCCAGGCCCTCGAGCTGTCCCCGCTGGGGCTGAGCTGGGGGCACTGGGTGATCGACCGTGCCGACGACGAGGACCGCATGATCGGGTCCATCACCCTGGACTACGACCGCGGTGAGCTCGAGCTCTCCTACGCCCTGCTGCCCGAGGCCACCGGCCAGGGCCTCGCGGCGGCCTCGTGCCGCCAGCTGCTGGCCTGGGCGCAGGAGAACCTCGAGGACGACCACGTCATCGCCGTCACGCAGACCCGCAACAAGCGCAGCGTGGCCCTGCTGCAGCGCCTGGGCTTCACGGTGCGCCGCGGGCTCGAGGAGTTCGGCTCCCAGCAGCTGATGATGGAGCGCTCCCTGGAGACCGCCCTGCCCAGCGCCGAGGAGATCGCCGCCTTCGTCCCGCCCCACGCCCCCGCGTCCTGGCGCTGA
- a CDS encoding aldo/keto reductase — protein MSTSSAAAAPSAPTRTLADGTEIPLIGFGTSSTKGVEGAEAIAAALRGGYRLIDTAAQYGNEAAMGEGLRASGLDPADVFITTKVAGGDQGREAARGGVLESVRRLGLDSVDLVLIHWPNPSRGLALDTWRTLLDLRSEGLIRHAGVSNFRPDQLQELFDATGEWPEVNQIQLSPALQRHDAVAFHDEHGIVTEAWGPLGGREGLGEQFAIRKVADKHGVAVAQIALRWAVDQGIVVIPKSANPERQRANLDLGSVALDDEDRALLATLDLGEDAAWDSRTHEEW, from the coding sequence ATGAGCACGTCGTCCGCAGCAGCCGCCCCGTCGGCCCCCACCCGCACCCTCGCCGACGGGACCGAGATCCCGCTCATCGGCTTCGGGACCTCCTCGACCAAGGGCGTCGAGGGCGCCGAGGCGATCGCCGCGGCCCTGCGCGGTGGCTACCGGCTCATCGACACCGCCGCCCAGTACGGCAACGAGGCGGCCATGGGCGAGGGCCTGCGCGCGAGCGGCCTCGATCCGGCCGACGTCTTCATCACCACGAAGGTCGCCGGCGGCGACCAGGGCCGCGAGGCCGCTCGCGGCGGGGTGCTCGAGTCCGTGCGCCGTCTGGGCCTGGACAGCGTCGACCTCGTCCTCATCCACTGGCCGAACCCCTCCCGCGGCCTGGCTCTGGACACCTGGCGCACCCTGCTGGACCTGCGCTCGGAGGGCCTGATCCGCCACGCGGGCGTCTCGAACTTCCGTCCCGATCAGCTGCAGGAGCTCTTCGACGCGACCGGCGAGTGGCCGGAGGTCAACCAGATCCAGCTCTCCCCCGCCCTCCAGCGCCACGACGCCGTCGCCTTCCACGACGAGCACGGCATCGTCACCGAGGCCTGGGGACCGCTCGGCGGCCGCGAGGGCCTCGGCGAGCAGTTCGCGATCCGGAAGGTGGCCGACAAGCACGGCGTCGCCGTCGCGCAGATCGCCCTGCGCTGGGCCGTCGACCAGGGCATCGTCGTGATCCCGAAGTCCGCGAACCCCGAGCGCCAGCGTGCCAACCTCGACCTGGGCTCCGTGGCGCTGGACGACGAGGACCGCGCCCTGCTCGCCACGCTGGACCTGGGCGAGGACGCCGCCTGGGACTCGAGGACCCACGAGGAGTGGTGA
- a CDS encoding SIR2 family NAD-dependent protein deacylase — protein MTPRFRPDPSQRLVVLTGAGLSARTGVGTFRGPDGLWALSPDLESAMHADALPGSLPALWRVWGGMAKVAADHGPTPGHYAIARMGAPVITQNVDGLHQAAGSRDVSELHGRAYTAVCTDPDCTWEAPLTPGEGDRAEDHGTPSVCPVCGSPTRPDVVLFDEMLPEAALSRAQALAISADVFAVVGTSGTVFPAAALAPLAREHGATTVLIDIDPPRDPFVRAAFDHVIAEDAHQVLPDWERHRDGATNPFLEPFG, from the coding sequence GTGACCCCCCGGTTCCGTCCGGACCCCTCGCAGCGGCTCGTCGTCCTCACGGGAGCGGGGCTCAGCGCGCGCACAGGGGTCGGCACCTTCCGCGGGCCCGACGGGCTTTGGGCGCTCTCGCCCGACCTCGAGAGCGCCATGCACGCCGATGCCCTCCCCGGCTCCCTGCCAGCGCTGTGGCGCGTGTGGGGCGGGATGGCGAAGGTCGCGGCGGATCACGGTCCCACGCCCGGCCATTACGCGATCGCCCGCATGGGCGCGCCCGTGATCACCCAGAACGTGGACGGCCTGCACCAGGCGGCGGGGTCCCGCGACGTGAGCGAGCTGCACGGCCGCGCGTACACGGCGGTCTGCACCGACCCGGACTGCACGTGGGAGGCCCCGCTGACCCCGGGCGAGGGAGATCGCGCCGAGGACCACGGCACGCCGTCCGTCTGTCCCGTCTGCGGGAGCCCGACCCGGCCCGACGTCGTGCTGTTCGACGAGATGCTCCCCGAGGCCGCGCTCTCGCGCGCGCAGGCCCTCGCGATCTCGGCCGACGTGTTCGCGGTGGTCGGCACCAGCGGCACCGTGTTCCCAGCCGCGGCCCTGGCCCCGCTCGCGCGCGAGCACGGCGCGACCACGGTGCTCATCGACATCGATCCTCCGCGCGACCCGTTCGTGCGCGCCGCCTTCGATCATGTGATCGCCGAGGACGCCCACCAGGTGCTTCCCGACTGGGAGCGCCATCGCGACGGCGCGACGAACCCCTTCCTGGAGCCCTTCGGCTGA
- the epsC gene encoding serine O-acetyltransferase EpsC → MGLLSRVRGGRRGGLVRGSAASAASTAPVDGRSGAADLRGALAAVHDDVTAARHRDPASTSDLQVLLTSPGLHAIWSHRLAHRLWGAGRGGRLPALLLAQATRSVTGVEIHPGARIGRRFFIDHGMGVVIGETAEVGDDVMLYHGATLGGRSMERTKRHPTVGDGVVIGAGARVLGPVAIGDQAQVGANAVVVADVPAHATAVGVPARVRRERAHPEELVDPAIWI, encoded by the coding sequence ATGGGCCTCCTCTCCCGCGTCCGCGGCGGCCGACGCGGCGGGCTCGTGCGCGGGTCCGCCGCGTCGGCCGCGTCGACCGCGCCGGTAGACGGACGATCCGGTGCCGCGGACCTTCGCGGCGCGCTCGCGGCCGTCCACGACGACGTGACCGCTGCGCGCCACCGCGATCCTGCGTCGACCTCCGACCTGCAGGTGCTGCTGACCTCCCCGGGACTGCACGCGATCTGGTCGCACCGCCTCGCCCACCGCCTCTGGGGTGCGGGGCGCGGCGGGCGCCTGCCCGCGCTCCTGCTCGCCCAGGCCACCCGCTCGGTGACGGGCGTGGAGATCCATCCGGGCGCGCGCATCGGACGGCGCTTCTTCATCGACCACGGCATGGGCGTGGTCATCGGGGAGACCGCCGAGGTGGGCGACGACGTGATGCTCTACCACGGCGCGACCCTGGGCGGCCGGTCCATGGAGCGCACGAAGCGCCACCCGACCGTGGGCGACGGCGTCGTCATCGGGGCGGGTGCACGCGTGCTCGGCCCGGTCGCGATCGGCGATCAGGCGCAGGTCGGCGCCAACGCGGTGGTCGTCGCCGACGTGCCCGCGCATGCGACCGCCGTCGGGGTCCCCGCGCGGGTGCGCCGCGAGCGCGCCCATCCCGAGGAGCTCGTCGACCCCGCCATCTGGATCTGA
- the cysK gene encoding cysteine synthase A, with protein MPIFENVSELVGRTPLVRLNHLGDEVVADVVAKLEFYNPAASVKDRIGVAMIDAAERSGELEEGGTIVEATSGNTGIALAMIGTSRGYRVVLTMPESMSKERRALLRAFGAELVLTEASKGMKGAVEKAQEVAAETGGVQVKQFENQANAEIHRSTTAEEIWEDTDGEIDVLVAGIGTGGTITGVGQVLKERRPGVRIVAVEPAESPILNGGQPGPHKIQGLGANFVPALLDTDVYDEVIDIDAETAMERARSIARTEGLLVGISSGAAIEAAVSVGSRPEFAGKRIVVVVPSFGERYLTTPLYAEYMD; from the coding sequence ATGCCCATCTTCGAGAACGTCTCCGAGCTCGTCGGCCGCACCCCGCTCGTGCGCCTGAATCACCTGGGCGACGAGGTCGTCGCCGACGTCGTCGCCAAGCTCGAGTTCTACAACCCCGCGGCCTCGGTCAAGGACCGCATCGGCGTGGCCATGATCGACGCGGCCGAACGCTCCGGCGAGCTCGAGGAGGGCGGCACGATCGTCGAGGCCACCAGTGGCAACACCGGCATCGCCCTGGCCATGATCGGCACCTCGCGCGGGTACCGGGTCGTCCTGACCATGCCCGAGTCCATGTCCAAGGAGCGGCGCGCCCTGCTGCGCGCCTTCGGGGCCGAGCTCGTGCTCACCGAGGCCTCCAAGGGCATGAAGGGCGCCGTGGAGAAGGCCCAGGAGGTCGCCGCGGAGACCGGCGGCGTCCAGGTCAAGCAGTTCGAGAACCAGGCGAACGCCGAGATCCACCGCAGCACCACGGCCGAGGAGATCTGGGAGGACACCGACGGCGAGATCGACGTCCTCGTCGCCGGCATCGGCACCGGCGGCACCATCACGGGCGTGGGCCAGGTCCTCAAGGAGCGCAGGCCCGGCGTGCGGATCGTCGCCGTCGAGCCCGCCGAGTCCCCGATCCTCAACGGCGGCCAGCCCGGCCCCCACAAGATCCAGGGCCTCGGCGCGAACTTCGTGCCCGCGCTGCTGGACACCGACGTGTACGACGAGGTCATCGACATCGACGCGGAGACCGCCATGGAGCGCGCCCGCTCGATCGCCCGCACCGAGGGCCTGCTCGTGGGCATCTCCTCGGGCGCCGCGATCGAGGCCGCCGTGAGCGTGGGCTCGCGCCCCGAGTTCGCGGGCAAGCGGATCGTCGTGGTCGTGCCCTCCTTCGGCGAGCGCTACCTCACGACCCCGCTGTACGCCGAGTACATGGACTGA
- a CDS encoding DUF5129 domain-containing protein: MDPHPQAPSAPRAPRATTRAPAPSAHVRSLVLVLLGALALLALLAPLLAPGAHAAPPGSVEIDDEQGVIDDPDALQGRLEGIDLRDAAAPVDLKVVTLDIAAHDADPSADTGLNDAVLDDARSEHPDWIDGEKWADGVVILAIDPEHRKVGTYAGEDVKLSDGDFEDVQDAMKDDASDGAWADAFEAGAQKYADLLGRPWWRSPGAIIGAFIALVALGAGAVAALARGAGSRRRVRTARERFDDVRAKRQETDQAASRIPRDSSYGATILADVEDYRRAVDEAESTSSELPAHPGPLWGIGPASARRAKEFEKSVEVADRADDTIIGAARLLGRTGDFRTAWQEERRPLDESLAAVEQTIAEVLDPADTDTDTDTDGQQSTTTHSAAAAGLRSTAQQVSTDLEEVSTAYLDGGISPDDALERLDELTERLSVASERLREEAIGARSKDDDEVKVMRDAEPEHFTSDFPTSVRGRQFARHPQDYVSGYSLSPVLWTGAWYGGATTALDTHRNPPASSGSTSGYSGGGFSGAGSSSSF; encoded by the coding sequence ATGGACCCGCATCCCCAGGCCCCGTCCGCTCCTCGCGCTCCCCGGGCGACGACCCGCGCCCCGGCCCCGTCGGCCCATGTACGCAGCCTCGTCCTCGTGCTCCTGGGCGCGCTCGCGCTGCTGGCGCTGCTCGCTCCCCTGCTGGCTCCTGGAGCGCATGCCGCTCCCCCGGGCTCGGTCGAGATCGACGACGAGCAGGGGGTGATCGATGATCCGGACGCCCTCCAGGGCCGGCTGGAGGGCATCGACCTCCGCGACGCCGCCGCTCCCGTCGACCTCAAGGTGGTCACTCTCGACATCGCCGCGCACGACGCAGACCCGTCGGCCGATACCGGGCTGAACGACGCGGTGCTGGACGACGCGAGATCCGAGCACCCCGACTGGATCGACGGCGAGAAGTGGGCCGACGGCGTCGTGATCCTCGCGATCGACCCGGAGCACCGGAAGGTCGGGACGTACGCCGGGGAGGACGTCAAACTCTCCGACGGCGACTTCGAGGACGTGCAGGACGCGATGAAGGACGACGCCTCCGACGGCGCCTGGGCCGATGCCTTCGAGGCGGGCGCCCAGAAGTACGCCGACCTGTTGGGGCGCCCCTGGTGGCGGAGCCCGGGCGCGATCATCGGCGCCTTCATCGCGCTCGTCGCCCTCGGCGCCGGAGCCGTGGCCGCGCTCGCTCGCGGCGCCGGCAGCCGCCGCCGGGTCCGCACCGCTCGTGAGCGCTTCGACGACGTGCGCGCGAAGCGGCAGGAGACCGATCAGGCCGCCTCCCGGATCCCGCGCGACTCCTCCTACGGCGCGACGATCCTCGCCGACGTCGAGGACTACCGCCGCGCGGTCGACGAGGCGGAGAGCACCTCCTCCGAGCTGCCCGCGCACCCGGGCCCGCTGTGGGGCATCGGCCCGGCGTCGGCGCGCCGCGCGAAGGAGTTCGAGAAGTCGGTCGAGGTCGCCGATCGAGCCGACGACACCATCATCGGCGCGGCCCGTCTCCTCGGCCGCACGGGAGACTTCCGGACCGCATGGCAGGAGGAGCGCAGGCCGTTGGACGAGTCGCTCGCCGCGGTCGAGCAGACCATCGCGGAGGTCCTCGACCCCGCCGACACCGACACCGACACCGACACCGACGGGCAGCAGAGCACCACGACGCACTCCGCAGCGGCCGCCGGCCTGCGCTCCACTGCCCAGCAGGTCTCGACCGATCTCGAGGAGGTCTCCACCGCCTACCTCGACGGCGGCATCAGCCCCGACGACGCACTGGAGAGGCTCGACGAGCTCACCGAGCGGCTGTCCGTGGCGAGCGAGCGCCTGCGCGAGGAGGCGATCGGCGCCCGCTCCAAGGACGATGACGAGGTCAAGGTGATGCGGGACGCCGAGCCCGAGCACTTCACCAGCGACTTCCCGACCTCGGTGCGCGGGCGACAGTTCGCCCGGCACCCGCAGGACTACGTCTCGGGCTACTCGCTGAGCCCCGTGCTGTGGACGGGCGCCTGGTACGGCGGCGCCACGACGGCGCTGGACACGCACCGCAATCCGCCGGCGTCCTCAGGGAGCACGAGCGGGTACTCGGGCGGCGGCTTCTCCGGAGCCGGCAGCTCGAGCAGCTTCTGA